The sequence ATATCGCCAGGGAGCCAATCTTGCCAACTGATTTGGTAATGTGGGCACATGATGGAAAGCTTCCGTTCCTGAATGCTTTTGATAGGATTGGCAAAGTGTTCGGAAATCCATCAGCAAAATGCCCGTTAAGTACAGATTTGATGTTTAGGCCTGTTAAGATTATTGGTTGGAGAGAGTTAGAGTCACAAGCAGGATATATTGCTGAGTGCATTGGTTTGGAACTTCCTCCTGTGAATTTCAATGCTTTAGCTCGTCGTTATCTTAAGCAGCTCCAACTTCCCCAGGAAGAGATTCTTCAGAAGGCGTCTATGATTTATGATTGGTCAATGCCTCCTGATTTGTGGCTGTCATCTAGTCGTGATAGGATTCCATCTCGTGTTTGCGTTATGTCAATTATAGTGGTAGCTATAAGGATTATGTACAATATAAATGGCTATGGAAAGTGGGAACAGAAGTATTGCAGTACTCCTATATCGCCTCGAAAGAGAAAGCGAAGGGGTAAAGTTAACCCTGAGACAAAAAAGAAAACAGTTCTGGGTTCATCTTATTTTCTGAACTGTAAGTTAGATGCTGCAGAACTTCTTGGAAGTCTTGAACTGACGTATGAGAAAATTCGCAGAGCGCAAGAAACAGGAAACTTATCATCATATCTCAAATTGTGTAAGGATGTTGTCTTTGGAGCTCCATcagataataaagagaagattatAGTTGATAACTTATGGGAACCTTTCGAGAAAGGCTGCACCAGTAACAGCACCGCAGGAGAACCAATGCCTACTCAGGATGATGTTTCTGTAGAGTCCGTTGAAAATAGATCCTTAAACTGGCTGAAATCGAACATGAAGGAAAATGGGTTCTATTACATTCCTCCAAGACATCCTGGTACTGTCAAAAATGTTAATTATCTGCACTATGAGACGAAGAAGAACGCCGGCGGGACAAGAATTTTTGCAGCTCATGCAGACTACTATATACTTCTTCGAGTTTGTGCTCTTGTTGCTGAAGCTGATATTCAGTATATGTACAAGGCTACATCGAAGTTTGAGAAGCGGCTTGCGTGGTTAGAGAAAAATATTGATCGAACATTGAAACCTTCTTCTGTGCCTAATCTAGGTGTATTATCGCTAGAAGATAATGATGAGGCCCTTGAGCTTTCGGAAGACAAGCCTAATTTAGTTGAGGACTCACCACCATACATGGATATGGATGATTCCCTCGACTTCTCAAATTACAAGTTTGGACTTTAGTATGTGCTTATATCAAGTGACATGGGCTATGTTTTTATCGGATAATTCATTAGTTCATGTGTTCTAGTTTTATGTTTGTTATCAGTGAAATGTTTGTTCTAATGATAGTGATGGATTATGAATGAAGTCATAATTTTTTTAACAGTGAATGTGCAGACTAGTGATATAttgtgtatgtttttttttctttctaatgaTAGTGTATGCAGAGATGGTCATGGGAGTCCATTCTTTTTGCCTGTTCAGGAAATGGACCCCCCTAGGCCGTAGCACGCTTACATGTGTTTTACACTTGTACCAAAAGGAAGCTCTTTATTAGATGTCGAAATCAGAGAAGGGAATGGATGTTGAGAAAGCTGCAAAAACTCTATATCATTGCTGGAGGTGTACTTTATAACTCGTATGTATTATAAAGAATTTTACTTCCATTCATTTATTAAGAATCTTGAGATACttcctggatttttttttttctttttgtgatgaGGCTTTGTTATGAGCAGGAGGGCTTCTCTGGCATGCTGCCCACTCAGTTTCCTAGTGCAACACAAACGACCAGAGGAGTAAGTCCATTAGTGATGCATTTTGGGGTTTTGAATCCTTCTAGAAAGAAAAGCAAAATTTTCTTCTCATATTTTTTTAAGCTATACATGTAATTATGAATAAAAACGTCTGAATTGAGCATTTTTATGTTGGGCAGATTCTAGCTGATGCAACTGGTCTTGGGAAGACCGTTATGACAATTGGTCTGATACTCGCATGACGAGGCAGGGCAATCCCCctataaccaagaaatagtcaAGCATGATGCTGACCAAGTAGGAGCAATAAAAGCTCAGAAGCAACATCTTCCACACAAAACTTCTAGCACGGAACTCTTACTGTTTGTTCAATGGCTTTGCTAGGCCAATGGAAGGTAAAATTTTCCATCATAGGTAGAAATATTTCTGTTTCAATCTTGATACCGTGCGAGGTTCTCCACATTCTTCACTATCTATGTCTTTTCTGAGTTTCTTTATCATGTTATAGTTCTAATTAATATCTGAACAACAACATACAGAAAATGATTGGTGAATCACAGGATGAAATTGAAATCCATTCTCAGCCAGGAATGCTTCGGTTATATGTGCAATATGGTGTTGACAGAACTACTCATCCAATTGCATTAGCACAGCATGCTGTGGTCTTAACGACATATGGTGTCTTAGGTGCAGCTTGTAAATCTGTAAGCCCTAACAAAATAAATCTTTGTCTGCCCCAGAATTAAATGTCTTCATATCTTTTCACTCATTTGGTGTATGCTTTTTTAATCCAGGATGGGGACCCCGTACTGGTATAGAGTGGTACTAGATGAAGCGCATACAATCATATCCTCAAGGACCCGAGAGGCTCATACAATCATatctaggcctgtcaatggaagaatatccgtcgcatatttagaaatccgatatccgacaggttaagcactGTCGGATATTCGGTATCCGAttatatcctataggatatcaaaataagatatcgattccgataggttaagctatcggatatttatccgataatatccggttttgacaaaaaaaaaatataatccgTAAAACACATACATACGATCCAAAAATTGTCTTCAAACACATAAACAGTCTTAAAACATTACTCTTAAGTAGTTATGTCTCTAAGTAAGTCTCTTACtcacacataaatgaaaagaAACACAAGCAAATGCCAAAGAAAGTATGAAACTTCGAAACACGAAGTATGATAAGTATCTGTCACTCTCCTCTCCAGTCTACTCTCTTGTCTTCATTCGTCTTCAATTTCCAAATTTTCCATATCTGCATTATAAGAAGTAAACATTCAGAATTAGGGGGTGCAGTGCAGCATCAGTTAAGGTTGGAGTAAGTGAGAAGTGGTATAACATCCAAAGTAGATAATCTGATGCCAAACTAGGATAACTTCAAATATGGTGCTAATCATCTGTAAATTTAGACTGAGACAACAAAAACATTGACCTGGTATGCCACAGATGAAGTAATTGTTTCCTTTCCTCAGTGTATATCTATCATTTCCAGTCCACAATGCCTTAGCATGATTTTCTCAATTCATAGCAACACACAATCTGgcacatacaagtatgaactcAAAGTGAGCAAAGTGCCTGCCAATGCCTCATTAGGAgcattttcaattttcaaaacaCTATAAAGGAATAATCCAACCAAATGCGCAGGAAGTTACGACTCTTAAAAATGTCAACTAGAACTTCCTTGTTGGTGCAGTAGGAAGATTTGAGCAATGCACCATGAATGCACTCGATTTATCATGCTGTTCATTTCAGATTAATCAGTTTAGATAACAGTACTAGGAGGTCTAATTAAGCAGTACATTGTAAATGCATTGGAACATAATCAGTACTCTTTCATTTCAATTAAGCTAAGCAGTGCACCTGTTAAGTTAATCGTCCCGACTCTCACTATCTTCTTTATACTGTAATTTATAACCTAGATTAATGGACTTCGCTTTCATTCCTTTTCTGAATGATCAGTGGAAGAATTTTTAGAACTAATTTCTTTCTTGTTATAATGGACAATATATATGGCTAATATATATTAGCTGTATGGCTAATATATATGCGACACATTTCCTTCTAGCTCCCTGTATGGCTAATAAACATtataaaagaataacatgtgaccAAAATCTATGACCCTACTTTGATATTCAGGCAATCCTCATAAGTTCATAACAATCATTTACCTAGAGTAAGGCTTCTTAGTAGCAGGACGCCTCTTCTTTACTGCTCCGGCAGCAATGTCTTGCAAACAATCACGAATAATAATCAAATGGAGCTGAAGTTGTAAAAATAAATATCATTCTGAAGTGAAAGGACTCCCATTGTGATTTTAAATACACTCCTAGAGTATCAGGCTACTATACTGTGCAAGTTGACATCAATAAAGAGAACAACCTATGGTTTTTATTAAAATTTAACCAATAAAGAGAACACCCAACTTCACTCATCATCTAAAtgattcaattcaatcaataaTAACCAATAAACTCAACAAGTTTATCCTATGATTGAGAAGAAAACCCAAATtttgaaacaacaacaaaaaccctaatttgcaatttctgatttcaaaaccctaataaattctAATTACATAGAAACTCATATAAATTTATCACTCTATATCTACTAAATAACTTTCTGTCTTTCTACAAGGAGAGAAGAGAAAGATTGGTACCAGGGTAATTTAGGGTATAGCTTAATCCCTGATCTTTCCACACCCTCGATCTTTCACGCCAAGTTTAACAAATTGACGTTGCAGAAGAGAAGATGACTAACTCCTGATCTATCAGCCGTTAAAacgaaaaaaaagagaagagaaggcGCCAGTGAGaactgagaagagaagaaaaaaagaaaaaacgaaaTGAGTCTTCACTGCAGTCTTCGGTCTTCTCGAGTCCTCGAGTAGAGGAGTATAAGGGTATAGGAAAATTACAACTACGTCCTTATTATATCGGATATCTAAACAAACGGATATAGCCTAATCCGATTCTGATATGTTAAGGATGAAATATCCGATAGCGTATAATATCCGGTATCCGAtataacggataaaatcctataggatctcgaataatcggaaacggattccgAATATCGGACagatattgacaggcctaatcATATCCTCAAGCgcgtacattatttatatgtctctacttttgacacccactaaatatatccttatacaacaataaatatgtctctactttttaataaccttatctatttaaaattagattaccttaataccctcacccatataatattaccttaatgcaacaaatttcttccaccaacattcaactatttATATGTCTCTACTTTTGACACCCactaaatatatccttatacaacaataaatatgtccctactttttaataaccttatctatttaaaattagattaccttaataccctcacccatataatattaccttaatgcaacaaatttcttccaccaccaccaccaacattcaactaccattccaccaccaccgttcaaccaccaccacctaccaaccgccaccactacTCCTTCAtcaccaccaacagtcctccaccaccactaatccgccgtcgccgccaccaccgccaccgtcgtcgccgccaccactgattcagatatttttgtatcaacaacaatagttgatccaaataaaaatagaaccaacaatagaagttgatccaatttaggggatcaacaacggtagttgatccaaaaaaaaaggatcaacagtagaagttgatccaattaaggggatcaacaatggtagttgatccactaaattggatcaacaatgaaagttgacccatgtaaatggagtgaacttggggtgagtcgaacacgcattatctgacatggagtcagtcatgctaccattgcaccacaatttcaacattggaagaaaattacatgatttaaactacaagcatgatttaaactataagcattatacttatcaaaggaaatattgtcaacaataggagttgaaaggatcaacaacagtagttgatcccataaaaaattgggtcaacaacagtagttgatccaataaaaaaatgggtcaacaacaagagttgatcccataaatggatcaacaaccgtagttgatcccataaaaaccgaAGTCCAAAGATAtacataaaacaacaaaatgagatACTCGCAAAGATATACATAAACGAAAATAGCAATGCTTGATCATTTCAAAATGTTGGAAAACAACAAAATGAGATCCCTTCAtttaaaaccataaaaaaaaagaaaaaacaagaatgTTCACATTCTACAAAACTGATACTCGCAAGTAAAATGTACCATTTATTTGCAAACTGATACTAGCAATTCAAATGCAACAACAAGAATGTCGCCATTCTACAAACTCTAGTTTTCATTTAGCAACAAACATGAGTGAACAAAAAGATTCGAACCAAAACAGGCAAGGTAGTACATATTAGTGATATGTTAATGTTACAGTAACCTATTTATGATTCACATATAAATTTTAGTCAAACTAATGAGATCAACAACAATTTTATCCTGTAAAAGTATGGTATGGTATTATAAGATGGCTATATTGGCGGATCTAGCATATCATCCTAGAAAATGATGTGAATCATAATTAACTTTAAACTAAAGCACTTAAACATGCAGTAGCTTGAGTTAGTTTATCAACTGAATAGACACCTAGCATATAGAGCTACTAAAATGCTCTTTTTCAAACAATAATAAATAAGAATCAGGGCCATCAGGTGTGTGCCACTTTATCAACTGAATAGACACCTAATTTTGCCAAATCCGGAGAATAGCAAATAGCTCTTTGACCTCTATAAGCTGAACCACTAATTGATTTCCATCTTCTACCTCAATGGCTATCGCTTAAATCAATGCAGCACTGGGATCCTAACTTTTGGTCTTTAAAAATAAATCTCCTCAAAACTGCTTTCAAATAAAACAAGTAAAATAGTCAGTGATTGCATCACTTTGTGGCCACCTTAAAAAACTAACAACAATGTCCCATGTTTCTCTAATTTACATGATTCACCAATTCAATTCAGTAACTAATTAAAACAGACCATTGCACATATAGAAATACAAGATTgacaaatataaaaataaaatgactatgGTTTACTAACCAATGGCAAAGTTTGAGGCATGTTACCTAATTAGCATTTCAGAATCATTCCATGAAACTCCCTTCTGAACCTGCAACTTGTATACACAATTCTAACTTTGCTCCAATAAATGTGTCCATCTAGCATTAGGAGGGGACAATGGCTCACCCTTATATGGTTGACATTCCTAATTACTGAGAATAAAGGTTCTCAggcagaggaagaagaagagaggtaGTCAAGGCTAAAAGCAGAAGGGGAATGTACTTGCTTGTTTCCTGATGCCGACAAAATCCCATTACTTTAAACTTGTTTCAAATTTTCTTTACCTACCTGCCATATAAACAAACATAATTTCACATATAGTTATTAGGTTGAAGTatcactaccaccaccatctctcacCACTACAATCACACCATTTTTAGGGGTAGATTAACTGATGAAACCGGATTTAGATGAATTGACAACTAAATACACAATTCAACTAAATTATTACCAGTAGGAACACAATCATATAAAAAATTTACCGAATATTAATAACTGATTTTGTTGAAATTGATGGAAtcaaatttaaaatcataagaaatgTAAATGAGTTTTAGGAACATAATGGATTGTTTACCTTTTGATTCTGTGAGCACACGAACCACGTgcgtgtccgaacgctcacaatcaatctttaacatctaaggagattatgatgatggtaccctggtgttgattcattggctcaaaaccttcgggtttatcatggcctcctccaaccattccaggcgtggcgtttgtgcatgggatataagtattaaggaaaacaaaacacataagcaaacacgtgtggagctaaatgaatgtaaagtgctgaaatgtaaataaaaccaaggtttacgtggttcagcactaaggcctacatccacgggatttgttgttctactatgttcttcacggttacacgaacagttaaatgatttttggggtttacatgtttctctcctctcagggattaacctacctttactatttctctctctctctttccttcccttcctgatgttttttccccccctttcctcttggtggagattggttatttataaggttagaacgtgggtcccatctctgaagaccgttggaaccttatcttcttgtgtcctttcgtccatcgcgcggaggtctgcgtttcccccttgatcccgcagaggcatcctcgctcgttccacaggttggtcgacacgtacactgctcggagtgtttaatgtgggtagttgaggggtctgctcgtgtcagacaagtgtcttctgcccctgtcagtccgtgtcagctaactttctctccaccgttgatcttggcttctcttttggggatgagataaagtaactcctcggagtttatttggtgtttcgtgacccatcatgtttcgatgtttttggcctgcatgctttccacgtgcctctttatatacacgtgtctgatagtgagatatatgtgtacacaatttgcccattttcttcgggcttgaatgactaatgggtgccttgaagaaaaactatcgtcgcatattcttctcactcctaataacttctcctagatatttgggcacgtcttttattcgtgcattaactgcttatgtaacgggcacattttcccattcctctcttaatttccttctctttctttcgggtattttaaggatagaaggaaaatttaatttcattcttcctaaacactctctcagttttcattcttcctttaaattttctgtttgtcttcattgaacctgtgaccttaaattctctgtcagtcttcattgcacttgtgatcttaaattttctgtcagtcttcattgcctctgtgatcttaaattctctccaccttagcattaaccacgcccgcttctcctgtttgtttcttctactgctgtttttgccggtaagttttccttttctttatttccaccgttttatgctgtgttgacttgtgaattttctgctactgttgttccttgtttgtgatgaagaacttcttctgatgcttgtatactagtttgcccctgttcttcatcttaaattaaggaagccattacttcgagggtgaaatattgagcatgtatactacttttagggttgctacgttatcgtggttgtattactatggatgtgttttttgattttggtgattttggtgtgtaacttgttcttgattttattctttccgcagccatgtctgaccgttcgcggcctacttatcagactccggattctgggttatcgagatctcctccgcgtcgagagtctcaagatgattttcgtcggagtcgagtttcttctggagcgaaagcctcgtcctctagggaagatattcccccgataattccgtctggttctcgaagagtctttgatcgctcagtggctcgtcctcgtgatgatactaggagtacgcaggcttcgccccgcgctgttgcttttgacattcctcctctacgttcgttagtgcccgagcatcatctacggtcttctccaacttttaaagggaagaatacgaagagcgtagctcctagggttgaatcttcaaagaatcccccctgtgaagagaaaagcttcggaagcgttcgttagttcatccgaccctgccgaggaggatgaggctgctcccttgatacgcattgtctctgttagcaggaaaaaagtaacttTTAAGcacatcgatcttgaaatattcaaggaaaagcatgagcttcaagccttcggggttcgtttctatgcccctgaggatgatattacgtatgagcttatctccaagtacgaattcgatgagtttcatttgttaacgatggttgaggcattcgaggctggtctgatgctgccgttgtacaaatccggtgattccttctactacgacgtgctggctagtcgtgagggttcttccaccaatactcatagccgttccgtatcccaactatcggggaattatctccgcgccttgaaggaatgctatctgcggagtaagggggaaacgtcgatgacttgttacgttcccaatcccatggagaaggaatggtatacgcctgagaatttcaataacttctttggggattacgtcaatagtaggaatcgcaagccgtggagtgtcagccttcggaatctccctgctcctcgaggcgagattcgtctgttaaatgaggtcagcgatgccaagctgaagtatgttcctggcacggaggcgtccagtcgtcggaaactcttccccgcgcgagagaggatcaagcgcgatcatgattacgagtggcacgccaccgttatcgagatagttggtccgtgggcttacggttggattcccggtccccgcggttggcggcctaccgagaatagtaagccgcgcgaatctcctcctgttcgctatggagatttctgcccctggcgtctgaactttgcgggcatgaattttccttatgccctggacgtcatagagggagacgaggaggatggttccggtgctatactcccaccgaagaatatctcagct comes from Papaver somniferum cultivar HN1 chromosome 7, ASM357369v1, whole genome shotgun sequence and encodes:
- the LOC113296855 gene encoding TATA box-binding protein-associated factor RNA polymerase I subunit B-like → MDLKDLKMECRCGGTEFEEFNGFYYCVDCGQQVEGMQETGLGDEADVYNGTYSQYHRRAAVVEPVPQTQQSEFWTQLTQSKSEDVEMKLYVPADFGSSISSEISSEDYAYELRTTYVMGIELMIEYQCQALVEEFGISPLICGLTGVILLRFVAASQVFDEKWASQIAEDSEMQIEEDVKVSQPRSEVKNEPRNLAGKRLLIIWLKSLRRTFPLSLSLSICYLACHIAREPILPTDLVMWAHDGKLPFLNAFDRIGKVFGNPSAKCPLSTDLMFRPVKIIGWRELESQAGYIAECIGLELPPVNFNALARRYLKQLQLPQEEILQKASMIYDWSMPPDLWLSSSRDRIPSRVCVMSIIVVAIRIMYNINGYGKWEQKYCSTPISPRKRKRRGKVNPETKKKTVLGSSYFLNCKLDAAELLGSLELTYEKIRRAQETGNLSSYLKLCKDVVFGAPSDNKEKIIVDNLWEPFEKGCTSNSTAGEPMPTQDDVSVESVENRSLNWLKSNMKENGFYYIPPRHPGTVKNVNYLHYETKKNAGGTRIFAAHADYYILLRVCALVAEADIQYMYKATSKFEKRLAWLEKNIDRTLKPSSVPNLGVLSLEDNDEALELSEDKPNLVEDSPPYMDMDDSLDFSNYKFGL